From Rahnella aceris, a single genomic window includes:
- the zapG gene encoding Z-ring associated protein ZapG, producing MTWEYALIGLVVGIAIGAVAMRFGNRKLRDQQVMKNELEKSKAELDEYRQELVGHFARSAELLDNMATDYRQLYQHMAKSSNNLLPDMPEQDNPFNYRLTGSEADNDQVPVQMPRDYSDGASGLLRGERPVRK from the coding sequence ATGACCTGGGAGTATGCACTCATTGGATTAGTGGTCGGTATCGCGATTGGTGCGGTAGCGATGCGCTTTGGTAATCGTAAATTACGTGATCAACAAGTCATGAAAAACGAACTGGAGAAAAGCAAAGCCGAACTCGACGAATACCGTCAGGAACTGGTGGGCCATTTTGCCCGCAGCGCAGAGTTGCTGGATAACATGGCGACTGATTACCGTCAGCTGTATCAGCACATGGCTAAAAGCTCCAACAATTTGCTGCCCGATATGCCCGAGCAAGATAATCCGTTCAACTACCGCCTGACCGGCTCCGAGGCCGATAACGATCAGGTACCGGTGCAAATGCCACGCGATTATTCTGATGGCGCGTCCGGTCTGCTGCGTGGTGAGCGTCCGGTTCGTAAATAA
- a CDS encoding glutamate synthase small subunit, with protein MSQNVYQFVDLQRVDPPKKALKIRKIEFVEIYEPFSATQAASQADRCLSCGNPYCEWKCPVHNYIPNWLKLANEGRIMEAADLAHQTNSLPEVCGRVCPQDRLCEGSCTLNDEFGAVTIGNIERYINDKAIEMGWRPDMSHVQPTGKRVAIIGAGPAGLACADVLTRNGVKAVVYDRHPEIGGLLTFGIPAFKLEKSVMTKRREIFTEMGIEFQLNTEVGKDITIDALLAEYDSVFLGVGTYQSMRGGLANEDAPGVYDALPFLIANTKQLMGYDDSQEEPYVTMDKKRVVVLGGGDTAMDCVRTSIRQGATHVTCAYRRDEENMPGSRREVKNAREEGVDFKFNLQPLSIELNDSGRVCGVRMARTELGAPDAHGRRRAEIVAGSEHVMEADAVVMAFGFRPHKMEWLAAHDVELDSQGRIVAPEGSDNAFQTSNPKIFAGGDAVRGSDLVVTAIAEGRKAAEGIMNFLEV; from the coding sequence ATGAGTCAAAACGTTTATCAATTTGTCGACCTGCAGCGTGTTGATCCGCCTAAGAAAGCGCTGAAGATCCGCAAAATTGAGTTTGTGGAAATTTACGAGCCGTTCTCAGCAACGCAGGCCGCATCACAGGCTGACCGCTGCCTGTCCTGCGGTAACCCTTACTGCGAATGGAAATGCCCGGTTCACAACTACATTCCGAACTGGCTGAAGCTGGCGAACGAAGGTCGCATCATGGAAGCAGCCGACCTCGCGCATCAGACTAACAGCCTGCCGGAAGTCTGCGGGCGCGTTTGTCCGCAGGACAGACTGTGCGAAGGCTCCTGTACCCTGAACGATGAGTTCGGTGCAGTGACCATCGGTAACATCGAACGCTACATCAACGATAAAGCGATCGAGATGGGCTGGCGTCCGGATATGTCTCACGTGCAGCCAACCGGCAAACGCGTGGCGATCATCGGCGCAGGCCCGGCAGGTCTGGCTTGTGCAGACGTCCTGACCCGTAACGGTGTGAAAGCGGTGGTTTACGATCGCCATCCGGAAATCGGCGGCCTGCTGACTTTCGGTATTCCGGCCTTCAAGCTGGAAAAATCAGTGATGACCAAGCGTCGCGAAATCTTCACTGAGATGGGTATCGAATTCCAGCTCAATACCGAAGTCGGCAAAGATATCACTATTGATGCGCTGCTGGCGGAATACGATTCTGTATTCCTCGGCGTTGGCACCTATCAGTCCATGCGCGGTGGCCTGGCGAACGAAGATGCGCCGGGCGTGTACGATGCCCTGCCGTTCCTCATCGCTAACACCAAGCAGCTGATGGGCTACGATGACAGCCAGGAAGAACCTTACGTGACGATGGATAAGAAACGCGTCGTGGTGCTGGGCGGTGGTGATACCGCAATGGACTGCGTGCGTACCTCGATTCGTCAGGGCGCAACGCATGTAACTTGTGCGTACCGTCGTGATGAAGAGAACATGCCGGGCTCGCGTCGTGAAGTGAAGAATGCGCGTGAAGAAGGTGTGGATTTCAAATTCAACCTGCAACCGCTGAGCATCGAGCTGAATGATTCAGGCCGCGTATGCGGCGTGCGTATGGCGCGTACCGAACTGGGCGCTCCGGATGCACATGGCCGCCGTCGTGCAGAAATCGTGGCCGGTTCCGAACATGTGATGGAAGCTGATGCCGTGGTGATGGCATTTGGTTTCCGCCCTCACAAAATGGAATGGCTGGCAGCCCATGACGTTGAGCTGGACTCTCAGGGGCGCATCGTTGCCCCTGAAGGCAGCGACAACGCCTTCCAGACCAGCAATCCGAAAATCTTCGCGGGTGGCGATGCAGTTCGCGGTTCTGATCTGGTGGTGACAGCTATTGCTGAAGGCCGCAAGGCCGCAGAAGGCATCATGAACTTCCTCGAAGTCTGA
- the rplM gene encoding 50S ribosomal protein L13, translating into MKTFTAKPETVQRDWFVVDATGKTLGRLATELARRLRGKHKAEYTPHVDTGDYIIVLNAEKVAVTGNKRNDKIYYHHTGHIGGIKQATFEEMIARRPERVIELAVKGMLPKGPLGRAMYRKMKVYAGNEHTHAAQQPQVLDI; encoded by the coding sequence ATGAAAACTTTTACAGCTAAACCGGAAACCGTACAACGTGACTGGTTCGTAGTTGACGCTACCGGCAAGACCTTAGGTCGCCTGGCCACTGAACTGGCTCGCCGTCTGCGTGGCAAACATAAAGCGGAATACACTCCGCACGTTGATACTGGTGATTACATCATCGTTCTGAACGCAGAAAAAGTTGCTGTTACTGGCAACAAGCGTAACGACAAGATTTATTACCATCACACCGGCCACATCGGTGGTATCAAGCAAGCGACCTTTGAAGAGATGATCGCTCGCCGTCCTGAACGCGTGATCGAGCTCGCGGTTAAAGGCATGTTGCCAAAGGGCCCGTTGGGTCGTGCAATGTACCGTAAAATGAAAGTTTACGCGGGTAACGAGCACACTCATGCGGCGCAACAACCGCAAGTTCTTGACATTTAA
- the rpsI gene encoding 30S ribosomal protein S9, whose amino-acid sequence MAENQYYGTGRRKSSAARVFIKPGSGNIVINQRSLEQYFGRETARMVVRQPLELVDMVEKFDLYITVKGGGISGQAGAIRHGITRALMEYDENLRGELRKAGFVTRDARQVERKKVGLRKARRRPQFSKR is encoded by the coding sequence ATGGCTGAAAATCAATACTACGGCACTGGTCGCCGCAAAAGCTCCGCCGCTCGTGTTTTCATCAAACCGGGTAGTGGTAACATCGTAATTAACCAGCGTAGCCTGGAACAGTACTTTGGTCGTGAAACTGCCCGCATGGTAGTTCGTCAACCACTGGAACTGGTCGACATGGTTGAGAAATTCGACCTGTACATCACCGTTAAAGGTGGTGGTATCTCCGGTCAAGCTGGTGCTATCCGTCACGGTATTACCCGTGCACTGATGGAATATGACGAAAATCTTCGTGGCGAACTGCGTAAAGCTGGCTTCGTTACTCGTGATGCTCGTCAGGTTGAACGTAAGAAAGTCGGTCTGCGTAAAGCACGTCGTCGTCCTCAGTTCTCCAAGCGTTAA
- the sspB gene encoding ClpXP protease specificity-enhancing factor produces MEMTDMSPRRPYLLRAFYDWLLDNQLTPHLVVDVTMPGVMVPMEFARDGQIVLNVAPRAVGNLELGNDDVRFNARFGGVPRNVFVPIAAVLAIYARENGAGTMFEPEPAYEAEGAFDGDLSADEPTEPTMSVIDGDLPDVAEEDPDDEPPTPPRGGRPALRVVK; encoded by the coding sequence ATGGAGATGACCGACATGTCTCCGCGTCGCCCCTATCTGCTGCGGGCTTTTTATGACTGGTTGCTGGACAACCAGTTAACCCCGCATCTGGTGGTTGACGTGACGATGCCTGGCGTGATGGTGCCGATGGAGTTTGCGCGTGACGGACAAATTGTTCTGAACGTTGCGCCGCGTGCTGTCGGCAATCTCGAACTGGGTAATGATGACGTACGCTTTAACGCCCGTTTTGGTGGCGTACCGCGTAACGTGTTTGTACCGATTGCTGCTGTTCTGGCAATTTATGCCCGTGAAAACGGTGCCGGTACCATGTTCGAACCTGAACCTGCTTATGAAGCCGAAGGTGCCTTTGACGGTGACCTGAGCGCTGATGAGCCGACAGAACCGACCATGTCAGTCATTGATGGTGATTTGCCGGATGTGGCTGAAGAAGATCCGGATGATGAGCCGCCGACACCGCCTCGCGGTGGTCGCCCGGCATTGCGTGTTGTGAAATAA
- the sspA gene encoding stringent starvation protein SspA — MAVAANKRSVMTLFSGPTDIFSHQVRIVLAEKGVSVEIEQVEMDHLPQDLIDLNPYRTVPTLVDRELTLFESRIIMEYLDERFPHPPLMPVYPVARGESRLMMHRIENDWYSLMRQIEQGSATEADAARKQLREELLAIAPIFSYMPYFKSEEFSLVDCYLAPLLWRLPELGIELSGTGSKELKGYMTRVFERDAFLASLTEAEREMRLHTRG; from the coding sequence ATGGCTGTCGCTGCCAACAAACGTTCGGTAATGACGCTGTTTTCCGGCCCGACCGACATTTTTAGCCATCAGGTACGTATCGTACTGGCGGAGAAAGGTGTCAGTGTCGAGATCGAGCAGGTTGAGATGGATCACCTGCCGCAGGATCTTATTGACCTCAACCCTTACCGCACTGTACCGACACTGGTTGATCGTGAGCTGACCCTGTTTGAATCCCGCATCATCATGGAATATCTTGATGAGCGCTTCCCGCATCCGCCGCTGATGCCGGTTTATCCGGTTGCCCGTGGTGAGAGCCGTCTGATGATGCACCGCATCGAAAATGACTGGTATTCGCTGATGCGTCAAATCGAGCAAGGTTCTGCGACTGAAGCGGACGCTGCACGTAAGCAACTGCGTGAAGAGCTGCTGGCGATTGCGCCAATCTTCTCGTACATGCCTTATTTCAAAAGCGAAGAGTTCAGTCTGGTCGATTGCTACCTGGCTCCGCTGTTGTGGCGTTTGCCAGAGCTGGGCATTGAATTGTCAGGTACCGGTTCGAAAGAGCTGAAAGGCTACATGACCCGCGTCTTCGAACGTGATGCTTTCCTGGCTTCCCTGACCGAAGCAGAGCGCGAAATGCGTTTGCATACCCGAGGTTAA
- the degQ gene encoding serine endoprotease DegQ — MKKKSFLLSVLAVSLGLTFASAPMANAALPTEVQGQPLPSLAPMLEKVLPAVVGVQVSGTQPPSADVPPEYKFFFGQQDPEPNQGPQPFEGLGSGVIIDAAKGYVLTNNHVVNNADKINVQLNDGREYKARLIGKDDQSDIAVIQLIDAKNLTQITMADSDNLRVGDFAVAVGNPFGLGQTVTSGIVSALGRSGLNLEGLENFIQTDASINRGNSGGALLDLKGELIGINTAIISSQGGSVGIGFAIPANMAKNLSHQLIEFGEVKRGLLGIRGSEMTPELAQAFKLDSQRGAFVNEVLPDSAAAKAGIKPGDVLITLQGKTLSSFAELRAKVGTAGPGVTMQIGLLRDGKPMTVNVTLDKSPAVEVSIEKLNPALQGVTLSDPADKNAKGVHVDDVKKGTPADQIGLEKDDVIIGVNREPLENLAAFRKILESKPDLIALSILRKGQNIYLFMP; from the coding sequence ATGAAGAAAAAGTCATTTTTGCTCAGTGTGTTAGCTGTTAGCCTTGGATTAACTTTCGCTTCTGCGCCTATGGCGAATGCCGCTTTACCTACGGAAGTTCAGGGACAACCTTTGCCAAGTCTGGCACCTATGCTGGAAAAAGTATTGCCCGCAGTCGTGGGCGTTCAGGTTTCAGGTACCCAGCCACCCAGTGCGGATGTCCCACCGGAATACAAATTCTTCTTCGGTCAGCAGGACCCTGAACCCAATCAGGGGCCACAGCCTTTTGAAGGGCTCGGTTCAGGCGTTATTATTGATGCCGCCAAAGGCTATGTGCTCACCAACAACCACGTGGTGAATAATGCGGATAAAATCAACGTTCAGCTCAACGATGGCCGTGAATATAAAGCCAGGCTCATCGGCAAAGACGATCAGTCTGATATTGCGGTGATCCAGCTGATTGATGCTAAAAATCTGACACAAATTACGATGGCGGATTCCGACAACCTGCGTGTCGGTGATTTTGCCGTCGCCGTTGGCAATCCGTTTGGGCTTGGCCAGACGGTGACATCCGGCATTGTTTCTGCGCTTGGTCGCAGCGGCCTGAATCTTGAGGGGCTGGAAAACTTTATTCAGACCGATGCGTCGATTAACCGCGGTAACTCCGGGGGCGCATTGCTCGATCTGAAAGGTGAACTGATTGGTATTAACACCGCCATCATTTCCTCTCAGGGTGGCAGCGTCGGTATCGGTTTTGCTATCCCGGCGAACATGGCGAAGAACCTCAGCCATCAGTTGATTGAGTTCGGTGAAGTGAAACGCGGCCTGCTGGGGATCCGCGGCAGTGAAATGACGCCGGAACTGGCGCAGGCATTCAAACTTGACAGCCAGCGCGGCGCTTTCGTCAATGAAGTATTGCCGGATTCTGCAGCGGCGAAAGCCGGTATTAAACCGGGCGACGTACTGATTACCCTGCAGGGGAAAACGCTGAGCAGCTTTGCTGAGTTACGCGCGAAAGTGGGCACCGCAGGTCCGGGCGTCACCATGCAGATTGGTTTGCTGCGCGATGGTAAACCGATGACTGTGAACGTCACGCTGGATAAAAGCCCGGCCGTGGAAGTCAGCATTGAGAAACTCAATCCTGCCTTGCAGGGTGTGACGCTCAGCGATCCGGCGGATAAAAACGCCAAAGGCGTGCATGTCGATGACGTGAAAAAAGGGACGCCCGCTGACCAAATCGGTCTGGAAAAAGACGATGTGATTATCGGTGTAAACCGCGAACCGCTCGAAAATCTGGCCGCTTTCCGCAAAATACTGGAAAGCAAACCTGACCTGATCGCGCTGAGCATCTTGCGTAAAGGGCAAAATATCTACTTATTCATGCCGTAA
- the gltB gene encoding glutamate synthase large subunit, whose amino-acid sequence MLYDKSQERDNCGFGLIAHIEGEPSHKVVRTAIHALARMQHRGAILADGKTGDGCGLHLQKPDRFFRMIAEERGWRLAKNYAVGMLFLSKDEKEAEASRRIVEEELQNETLSVVGWRDVPTNPDVLGEIALSSLPRIEQIFVNAPAGWRPRDMERRLYMARRRIEKRIQDKDFYVCSFSNVVTIYKGLCMPADLPRFYLDLADLRLESAICLFHQRFSTNTVPRWQLAQPFRYLAHNGEINTITGNRQWARARAYKFKTPLIPDLQDASPFVNETGSDSSSLDNMLELFLAGGMDLLRAMRLLVPPAWQQNPDMDDDLRAFFDFNSMHMEPWDGPAGIVMSDGRYAACNLDRNGLRPARYVITKDKLITCASEVGIWDYQPDEVVEKGRVGPGELMVIDTRSGKIHHSAETDNDLKGRHPYKQWMEKNVQRLVPFEDLPEDQVGSRELEDTLLETFQKQFGYSSEELDQIIRVLGENGQEAVGSMGDDTPFAVLSSRPRIVYDYFRQQFAQVTNPPIDPLREAHVMSLATSIGREMNVFCEAEGQAHRLSFKSPILLWSDFKQLTTLDSKHYRAETLDITYDPTEQNMEQFVQKLCDEGEQKVRNGAVLLVLSDRNIAPNRLPLPAPMAVGALQLRLVEKSLRCDANIIVETASARDPHHFAVLIGFGATAVYPYLAYETLAKLVDSQVIEKKYREVMLNYRNGINKGLYKIMSKMGISTVASYRCSKLFEAVGLAKDLCNTCFNGVVSRIGGAGYSDFEQDLLNLSKRAWLKRKTLDQGGLLKFVHGGEYHSYNPDVVTTLQAAVNSGDYDDYKKYAKLVNERPVATLRDLLKVTPKGQPIPVDQVEPAEGLFTRFDTAAMSIGALSPEAHESLAEAMNSIGGRSNSGEGGEDPARYGTNKVSRIKQVASGRFGVTPAYLVNADVIQIKVAQGAKPGEGGQLPGDKVTPYIAKLRYSVPGVTLISPPPHHDIYSIEDLAQLIFDLKQVNPKAMISVKLVSEPGVGTIAVGVAKAYADLITIAGYDGGTGASPLSSVKYAGCPWELGLVETQQALVANGLRHKIRLQVDGGLKTGLDIIKAAILGAESFGFGTGPMVALGCKYLRICHLNNCATGVATQDEKLRRNHYHGLPERVVNYFRFITQETREIMAELGVSQLVDLIGRTDLLTELDGFTAKQNNLDLSAILATATPHEGKAVYCTESNPAFDKGQLNKDILEQAAPHIDSKQSKAFYFDIRNTDRSVGAMLSGAIAEKHGDQGMAADPVRINFNGTAGQSFGVWNAGGVDLMLTGDANDYVGKGMAGGRIAIRPPIGSAFRSHEASIIGNTCLYGATGGKMFAAGRAGERFAVRNSGAITVVEGIGDNGCEYMTGGIVCVLGRTGVNFGAGMTGGFAYVLDEDGEFRKRVNPELVEVLEVADLAIHEEHLRGLIIEHVQLTASTRGEEILANWPEWAPKFALVKPKSSDVKALLGHRSRSAAELRVQAQ is encoded by the coding sequence ATGTTGTACGATAAATCCCAAGAGAGGGACAACTGTGGTTTCGGCCTGATCGCCCATATAGAAGGCGAACCTAGCCATAAGGTCGTGCGTACTGCGATCCACGCGCTGGCCCGTATGCAACACCGTGGCGCGATCCTTGCTGACGGCAAGACCGGCGACGGCTGTGGCCTTCATTTACAGAAACCTGACCGCTTCTTCCGCATGATTGCTGAAGAACGTGGCTGGCGTCTGGCGAAAAACTATGCCGTTGGCATGCTGTTCCTCAGCAAAGATGAAAAAGAAGCTGAGGCAAGCCGCCGCATTGTTGAAGAAGAGTTGCAAAACGAGACGCTGTCCGTGGTGGGCTGGCGTGACGTTCCGACCAATCCGGACGTACTCGGTGAAATCGCGCTTTCCTCCCTGCCCCGCATCGAACAAATTTTTGTCAACGCGCCTGCCGGCTGGCGTCCGCGTGACATGGAGCGCCGCCTTTATATGGCGCGCCGCCGTATTGAGAAACGCATTCAGGATAAAGACTTCTATGTGTGCAGTTTCTCCAACGTGGTCACGATCTATAAAGGCCTGTGTATGCCTGCGGATCTGCCACGCTTCTATTTAGACCTGGCCGACCTGCGTCTGGAATCGGCCATCTGCCTGTTCCACCAGCGTTTCTCGACCAACACCGTACCGCGCTGGCAACTGGCTCAGCCTTTCCGCTATCTGGCGCACAACGGCGAAATCAACACCATCACCGGTAACCGCCAGTGGGCGCGTGCCCGTGCGTATAAATTCAAAACGCCGCTGATCCCCGATCTGCAAGACGCCTCACCGTTCGTGAATGAAACCGGTTCGGACTCCAGCTCGCTGGACAACATGCTGGAACTGTTCCTGGCAGGCGGGATGGATTTACTGCGCGCCATGCGTTTGCTGGTGCCGCCAGCCTGGCAGCAAAACCCGGACATGGACGACGATCTGCGCGCATTCTTCGACTTTAACTCCATGCACATGGAGCCGTGGGATGGCCCGGCCGGTATCGTGATGTCAGATGGCCGTTATGCCGCCTGTAACCTTGACCGTAACGGTCTGCGTCCTGCGCGCTATGTCATCACCAAAGATAAGCTGATCACCTGTGCGTCCGAAGTTGGCATCTGGGATTATCAGCCGGACGAAGTGGTCGAAAAAGGCCGCGTCGGACCGGGCGAGCTGATGGTGATCGACACCCGCAGCGGCAAAATCCACCATTCTGCAGAAACTGACAACGATCTGAAGGGCCGCCATCCTTATAAGCAATGGATGGAGAAAAACGTTCAGCGTCTGGTGCCGTTCGAAGACTTGCCGGAAGATCAGGTGGGCAGCCGTGAGCTGGAAGACACCTTACTGGAAACTTTCCAGAAGCAATTCGGCTACAGCAGCGAAGAACTCGATCAGATCATCCGCGTACTGGGTGAAAACGGTCAGGAAGCCGTCGGCTCCATGGGTGACGACACGCCATTTGCCGTGCTCTCCAGCCGTCCGCGTATCGTGTATGACTACTTCCGCCAGCAATTTGCGCAGGTCACTAACCCGCCAATCGATCCGCTGCGCGAAGCCCACGTGATGTCTCTGGCGACCAGCATCGGCCGCGAGATGAACGTGTTCTGCGAAGCCGAAGGTCAGGCTCACCGTCTGAGCTTCAAATCGCCAATCCTGCTGTGGTCTGACTTTAAACAGCTGACCACACTCGACAGCAAACACTATCGCGCGGAAACGCTGGATATTACGTACGATCCGACCGAACAAAATATGGAGCAGTTCGTCCAGAAACTCTGTGACGAAGGCGAACAGAAAGTGCGTAACGGCGCGGTTCTGCTGGTGCTGTCTGACCGCAATATCGCCCCGAACCGCCTGCCGCTGCCTGCACCCATGGCCGTCGGTGCGTTGCAGTTGCGTCTGGTTGAAAAAAGCCTGCGATGCGATGCCAACATCATTGTTGAAACCGCCAGCGCCCGTGACCCGCACCATTTCGCCGTGCTGATTGGCTTCGGTGCCACTGCGGTTTACCCGTATCTGGCCTACGAAACCCTGGCAAAACTGGTCGACTCCCAGGTCATCGAGAAGAAATACCGTGAAGTGATGCTGAACTACCGTAACGGCATCAACAAAGGCCTGTACAAGATCATGTCCAAAATGGGCATATCAACCGTCGCCTCTTACCGTTGCTCGAAACTGTTTGAAGCAGTCGGTCTGGCGAAGGATCTGTGCAACACCTGCTTTAACGGCGTCGTCAGCCGTATCGGCGGTGCCGGTTACAGCGACTTCGAACAGGACTTACTGAACCTGTCCAAGCGCGCGTGGCTGAAACGCAAAACGCTGGATCAGGGCGGCCTGCTGAAATTTGTCCACGGTGGCGAATACCATTCCTATAACCCGGACGTGGTCACTACCCTGCAAGCCGCTGTCAACAGCGGTGATTACGACGATTATAAGAAATACGCCAAACTGGTAAACGAGCGTCCGGTGGCCACACTGCGTGACTTGCTGAAAGTCACGCCAAAAGGCCAGCCGATCCCTGTTGATCAGGTTGAACCGGCGGAAGGTTTATTTACCCGTTTCGATACCGCAGCGATGTCTATCGGCGCACTGAGCCCGGAAGCGCATGAATCTCTGGCCGAAGCGATGAACAGCATCGGCGGACGTTCTAACTCCGGCGAAGGTGGCGAAGACCCGGCGCGTTACGGCACCAATAAAGTGTCCCGAATCAAACAGGTGGCTTCCGGTCGTTTCGGTGTAACCCCGGCGTATCTGGTCAATGCTGACGTTATCCAGATCAAAGTGGCGCAGGGTGCAAAACCAGGCGAAGGCGGCCAGTTGCCGGGTGACAAAGTGACGCCGTACATCGCGAAACTGCGCTATTCCGTACCGGGCGTGACCCTGATTTCTCCACCGCCGCACCACGATATTTATTCCATTGAAGATCTGGCGCAGCTGATTTTCGACCTGAAACAGGTCAACCCGAAAGCGATGATTTCGGTGAAACTGGTGTCTGAACCGGGCGTCGGCACTATCGCCGTTGGCGTGGCAAAAGCTTACGCGGATCTCATCACTATCGCTGGCTACGATGGCGGCACCGGCGCAAGCCCGCTGTCTTCGGTGAAGTATGCCGGTTGTCCGTGGGAACTGGGCCTGGTAGAAACACAACAGGCACTGGTGGCCAACGGCCTGCGTCATAAGATCCGTCTGCAGGTTGATGGCGGCCTGAAAACCGGCCTCGACATCATCAAGGCAGCGATTCTTGGTGCAGAAAGCTTCGGTTTTGGTACCGGCCCGATGGTGGCGCTGGGTTGTAAATACCTGCGTATTTGCCACCTGAACAACTGTGCAACGGGCGTGGCAACTCAGGATGAAAAACTGCGACGCAACCATTATCACGGACTGCCGGAACGCGTAGTGAACTACTTCAGGTTCATTACGCAGGAAACCCGTGAAATCATGGCCGAGTTGGGTGTCAGCCAGCTGGTGGATCTGATTGGTCGTACCGATTTACTGACTGAACTGGACGGTTTCACCGCCAAGCAAAACAATCTCGACCTTTCTGCGATACTGGCAACGGCCACGCCGCATGAAGGCAAAGCGGTGTACTGCACTGAAAGCAACCCGGCGTTCGACAAGGGTCAGCTGAATAAAGACATCCTGGAACAGGCCGCGCCGCATATCGATTCAAAACAGAGCAAAGCGTTCTACTTTGATATCCGCAACACTGACCGTTCCGTTGGCGCTATGTTGTCCGGTGCGATTGCAGAGAAACATGGCGATCAGGGCATGGCGGCTGATCCGGTGCGTATTAACTTCAACGGCACCGCAGGCCAGAGCTTCGGCGTCTGGAACGCAGGCGGCGTAGATTTAATGCTGACCGGCGACGCGAACGACTATGTGGGCAAAGGTATGGCGGGTGGCCGCATTGCCATTCGTCCGCCAATTGGTTCTGCGTTCCGCAGTCACGAAGCCAGCATCATCGGTAACACCTGTTTATATGGCGCAACCGGCGGCAAAATGTTTGCTGCAGGCCGCGCGGGTGAGCGTTTCGCGGTACGTAACTCCGGTGCCATCACCGTGGTGGAAGGCATCGGCGATAACGGTTGTGAATATATGACCGGCGGCATTGTTTGTGTGCTGGGCCGTACCGGCGTCAACTTCGGCGCAGGCATGACCGGTGGTTTCGCTTATGTTCTTGATGAAGATGGCGAATTCCGCAAACGTGTTAACCCGGAACTGGTTGAAGTCCTGGAAGTAGCCGATCTGGCTATCCATGAAGAGCATCTGCGCGGTTTGATCATCGAACACGTACAGCTGACCGCATCGACCCGTGGTGAAGAGATTTTGGCGAACTGGCCGGAATGGGCGCCTAAATTTGCCCTGGTAAAACCGAAGTCCAGTGATGTCAAAGCATTGTTGGGTCACCGTAGTCGTTCCGCAGCTGAGCTGCGGGTACAAGCGCAGTAA
- the zapE gene encoding cell division protein ZapE, with protein MQSQSPLFLYQNAVDAGEFQADAVQKQAVAQLDVIYQALSAQPATMPQTTGRGGLLGRLFAKSPPKTPSRPVQGLYMWGGVGRGKTWLMDLFFHSLPGERKLRLHFHRFMLRVHEELTELQGQEDPLEVIADRFKAETDVLCFDEFFVSDITDAMLLATLLQALFARGITLIATSNIPPDLLYRNGLQRARFLPAIDLIKEYCDVLNVDAGIDYRLRTLTQANLWLSPVGPDTSDAMHSMLGKLTGNHSGAEAGERPVLEVNHRPLQAIAAVDGVLAVEFHTLCEEARSQLDYIALSKIYHSVLLHNVPVMGADSENAARRFLALVDEFYERHVKLVISAAVPMFEIYQGERLKFEYQRCLSRLQEMQSEEYLRRPHLP; from the coding sequence ATGCAATCTCAATCACCCCTTTTCCTTTATCAGAACGCTGTGGATGCCGGTGAATTCCAGGCGGATGCTGTTCAGAAACAGGCTGTCGCACAGCTTGATGTGATTTATCAGGCACTTTCCGCGCAGCCCGCAACAATGCCTCAGACCACCGGTCGTGGAGGGTTGCTGGGCCGTTTGTTTGCAAAATCTCCGCCGAAAACCCCTTCGCGACCAGTACAGGGACTGTATATGTGGGGCGGCGTGGGGCGCGGTAAAACCTGGCTGATGGATTTGTTTTTCCACAGCCTGCCCGGTGAACGTAAGCTTCGCCTGCATTTTCACCGCTTTATGTTGCGTGTCCATGAAGAACTGACGGAGCTTCAGGGGCAGGAAGATCCGCTGGAAGTGATTGCTGACCGCTTCAAAGCGGAAACGGACGTACTCTGTTTCGACGAGTTTTTTGTTTCGGATATTACCGATGCGATGTTGCTGGCGACGTTGCTGCAGGCGCTGTTTGCCCGCGGTATCACCCTGATTGCGACATCGAACATTCCGCCTGATTTGCTGTACCGCAACGGTCTGCAACGCGCGCGGTTCCTGCCGGCCATTGATCTGATTAAAGAATATTGCGATGTGCTGAATGTGGATGCCGGCATTGATTACCGTCTGCGTACGCTGACACAAGCCAATTTGTGGTTATCGCCTGTTGGCCCTGATACGAGTGACGCGATGCATTCCATGCTGGGCAAACTGACCGGCAATCACAGTGGCGCGGAGGCAGGCGAAAGACCCGTACTGGAAGTGAATCATCGTCCGCTGCAAGCCATTGCTGCCGTTGACGGCGTGCTGGCGGTGGAATTTCATACCTTATGTGAAGAGGCGCGCAGCCAGCTCGATTATATTGCGCTGTCGAAAATCTATCACAGTGTACTGCTGCATAATGTGCCGGTGATGGGCGCAGACAGTGAGAACGCTGCGCGGCGTTTTCTGGCGCTGGTCGATGAATTCTATGAGCGCCATGTAAAACTGGTGATTTCCGCAGCGGTGCCGATGTTTGAGATTTATCAGGGGGAACGGCTGAAATTCGAATATCAGCGTTGTCTCTCGCGTCTGCAGGAGATGCAGAGTGAGGAATACCTCAGGCGGCCGCATCTGCCGTGA